The following coding sequences lie in one Flagellimonas eckloniae genomic window:
- a CDS encoding helix-turn-helix domain-containing protein encodes MPANIITADDLKEFKEELVTEIKELLNNYDRITIDKWIKSNIVMKKLGISPGTLQNFRINETIPFSKLGGIIYYDEEEIDEILKNNKNFFLKNRNDNRYI; translated from the coding sequence ATGCCAGCAAATATCATTACTGCAGATGATTTAAAGGAGTTCAAAGAGGAGCTCGTTACAGAAATCAAGGAACTCTTGAACAATTACGATCGCATTACAATTGACAAATGGATCAAATCTAACATTGTCATGAAAAAATTGGGCATTAGCCCAGGTACTTTACAGAACTTCCGAATCAACGAAACCATACCTTTCTCCAAATTGGGAGGTATCATTTATTATGATGAGGAAGAAATCGACGAGATTTTAAAGAACAACAAGAACTTCTTTTTAAAGAACCGAAATGATAATCGCTACATATAA
- a CDS encoding site-specific integrase, producing MMKNSTLKVLIFTRDHTNNLERLTIYARITVDGRRAEISLKRYVSVNDWDETRGRVIGFSQKARLLNSYLDEVYVQLMDSHKQLLGEGKVITSQAIKARFLGQDDQNKTLKELIEYHNRTQVLVLRPGAMKNYYSTERYLHKFLEEKLKLPYIYLKQLSYKFILDFEQYLRTYQPKKARKTCSNNGAMKHLERLMKMVNLAVRLEWLAKDPFRNYKLNFHKTERSYLSERELRLIEETTFSGAGYKKVKDVFLFSCYTGLSYIDVKELKSQQLVLGIDGNLWIHTKREKTNEPVKIPLLPMSKEILEKYGKDARPDVLGKLLPVFSSQN from the coding sequence ATGATGAAAAACAGTACATTAAAGGTGCTCATTTTTACCAGAGACCACACAAACAATCTAGAAAGGCTTACCATTTATGCACGGATAACCGTGGATGGAAGACGGGCGGAAATCAGTTTAAAACGCTACGTTTCGGTGAATGATTGGGATGAAACACGGGGTAGGGTCATTGGCTTTTCACAGAAAGCACGACTCCTAAACAGTTATCTGGACGAGGTCTATGTGCAGCTAATGGACTCACATAAACAGCTGTTAGGTGAAGGGAAAGTTATTACATCACAGGCTATCAAGGCCCGTTTTCTGGGACAGGACGACCAAAACAAAACTTTAAAAGAACTTATAGAATACCATAACAGGACCCAGGTATTGGTACTTCGACCGGGTGCCATGAAGAACTACTATTCAACAGAAAGGTATCTGCATAAGTTCTTGGAAGAGAAATTGAAGCTCCCCTACATCTATTTGAAACAGTTGAGCTATAAATTCATCTTGGATTTTGAGCAATATCTCAGGACTTATCAACCCAAAAAAGCGAGAAAGACCTGTTCTAATAATGGGGCCATGAAACATCTGGAAAGGCTCATGAAGATGGTAAACCTTGCTGTAAGACTTGAATGGTTGGCAAAAGACCCATTTCGGAATTACAAACTCAACTTTCACAAAACAGAACGAAGCTACCTTTCCGAAAGGGAACTTCGTCTTATTGAGGAAACAACTTTCAGTGGTGCTGGCTATAAAAAGGTAAAGGATGTATTTCTCTTTTCATGTTATACCGGGCTTTCCTATATAGATGTCAAGGAATTGAAATCCCAACAGTTGGTTCTAGGAATCGACGGAAACCTCTGGATACATACCAAAAGGGAAAAGACCAATGAACCGGTCAAGATTCCACTATTACCAATGTCAAAAGAGATTCTGGAAAAGTACGGAAAAGATGCAAGACCTGATGTTTTGGGAAAGCTTCTTCCTGTATTTAGTAGTCAAAACTAA
- a CDS encoding ORF6N domain-containing protein — translation MKMELQAIQTRIYEVRGQKVLLDFDLAMLYGTETKKLKQAVRRNLARFPSDFMFELTKEEYMALRSQIVTLDNEGRGKHSKYNPFAFTEQGIAMLASVLRSPQAIEVNIQIVRAFVFLRKYALSHNELTRKLTELEAKYNKQFKDVFEALNYLLKKDKNEIAQSKRRPIGFKKNQSD, via the coding sequence ATGAAAATGGAACTACAGGCCATACAAACTAGAATTTATGAAGTACGGGGTCAAAAAGTGCTTCTGGATTTTGATCTTGCCATGCTATACGGAACCGAGACCAAAAAATTAAAACAGGCCGTTAGACGGAATTTAGCCCGTTTTCCATCGGATTTTATGTTTGAATTGACGAAAGAAGAGTACATGGCTTTAAGGTCACAAATTGTGACCTTAGACAATGAAGGCAGGGGTAAACATAGCAAGTATAATCCTTTTGCTTTTACAGAACAGGGCATAGCAATGTTAGCTAGTGTATTGAGAAGCCCACAAGCGATTGAAGTAAACATACAAATTGTAAGGGCCTTTGTGTTCTTAAGAAAATACGCATTGTCACATAATGAACTTACCCGAAAATTGACCGAATTAGAGGCCAAATACAACAAACAATTCAAGGACGTTTTTGAAGCCTTAAACTATTTGCTAAAAAAAGACAAAAATGAAATAGCGCAAAGTAAAAGACGGCCAATCGGGTTCAAAAAGAACCAATCTGATTAA
- a CDS encoding N-acetylmuramoyl-L-alanine amidase family protein yields the protein MMKLFNTLLIVLFLVPVNTLFSQEKKVIIIDAGHGGTDSGAIGTNHSKEKDINLAIAKAMLMYNRTLLDNTYNLYLTRYDDTLISLSHRTKLVKALQPDLFISLHCNHAKNEKATGIEVYLHSKTSLNTENQKKSSSIGYSIIDTLVEKLGYRTRGMKSANFQVLRESIAISPAVLVELGFLSNKDESTHLELKKNIDALALALLMSIKL from the coding sequence ATGATGAAACTGTTCAATACACTGCTTATTGTTCTCTTTTTAGTCCCTGTCAACACACTGTTTTCACAGGAGAAAAAGGTAATTATTATCGATGCTGGACACGGAGGAACGGACTCTGGTGCCATAGGAACCAATCATAGTAAAGAAAAGGATATCAACTTGGCCATTGCCAAGGCAATGCTTATGTATAACCGAACACTACTTGATAATACTTACAACCTATACTTAACACGATATGATGACACTCTTATTTCATTGAGTCATAGAACCAAATTGGTCAAAGCACTTCAGCCTGACCTTTTCATATCGTTGCATTGCAACCATGCCAAGAACGAAAAAGCCACAGGAATAGAAGTCTATTTACACAGTAAAACAAGCTTAAACACTGAAAATCAAAAAAAGTCGAGCAGCATAGGTTATTCCATTATCGATACCCTAGTTGAGAAATTGGGCTATCGGACAAGAGGTATGAAAAGCGCAAATTTCCAAGTGCTACGAGAGTCAATAGCGATAAGCCCGGCAGTTTTGGTAGAGCTTGGCTTTTTGTCCAATAAGGACGAATCCACCCATCTCGAATTGAAAAAGAACATTGACGCATTGGCATTGGCACTGCTGATGTCCATTAAACTTTAA
- a CDS encoding BfmA/BtgA family mobilization protein, which yields MDGFGTIRLHYRTIKRFRRFSRKMTKSYSETLEAVMDFF from the coding sequence ATGGACGGATTTGGAACCATACGACTACACTATAGAACTATAAAGAGGTTTCGACGATTTTCAAGGAAAATGACCAAGTCCTATTCCGAAACTTTGGAAGCGGTCATGGACTTTTTTTGA
- a CDS encoding RteC domain-containing protein, which produces MELQLLSQELSEELARIQSITKDVVKRSDLSIVLCRNLLIKFKRHIAKIKFLSPTEEIHFFKHVKQIPLNNLVYFFELKSFEIHFPKGSDSSKEKYINRKLKKLNEFFSRNLDFIQYIDQEKTYLDTHYFTREFFDEFNITHARYYFRDPDFSTSHDLLLAKLSANRRLIAYMDQRLSNIGELNGHVVTPSNRLNWTGSKTDMTELAYALKSSGAINQGRASIREITKALERIFHFRSGDPYQNYREIRIRKKSRTKFLDDLTISLLSDLDKADE; this is translated from the coding sequence ATGGAATTACAACTACTATCTCAGGAACTTTCGGAAGAATTGGCAAGAATCCAATCAATTACCAAGGACGTGGTCAAAAGAAGTGATTTGTCCATCGTTCTCTGTCGAAACCTATTGATCAAGTTTAAAAGGCACATCGCTAAAATCAAATTCCTCTCCCCCACTGAAGAGATTCATTTTTTTAAGCACGTCAAACAAATACCTCTGAACAATCTGGTGTATTTTTTTGAACTCAAATCCTTTGAAATACACTTTCCAAAAGGAAGTGATTCCTCAAAGGAAAAGTATATCAACAGAAAACTTAAGAAGTTAAATGAGTTTTTCTCCCGTAACCTCGACTTTATACAATACATCGACCAGGAGAAAACTTATTTGGACACCCATTACTTTACGAGGGAGTTTTTCGATGAATTCAACATTACTCATGCCCGTTATTATTTTAGGGATCCTGATTTCAGCACCTCCCACGATCTGTTATTGGCCAAGTTAAGTGCCAATCGTAGATTAATAGCTTATATGGACCAAAGGTTATCTAACATTGGTGAACTGAATGGCCATGTAGTTACTCCCTCAAACCGTTTAAACTGGACCGGGAGCAAGACCGATATGACGGAATTGGCCTACGCACTGAAAAGTTCAGGGGCAATCAACCAAGGTAGGGCCAGTATTCGGGAGATTACCAAAGCATTGGAGCGAATATTTCATTTTAGGAGCGGAGACCCATATCAAAACTATCGGGAGATACGAATCAGGAAAAAGAGCCGCACCAAATTCTTGGATGACCTGACCATCAGTTTACTCTCTGATTTGGACAAAGCAGACGAATAA